The following proteins are co-located in the Pyrobaculum calidifontis JCM 11548 genome:
- a CDS encoding ribbon-helix-helix domain-containing protein encodes MPRSKSQDRMTLISVHVPKKMLEELDELVRRGIFPNRSEAIRAALRDLLYKEVFKTKAAREEEKEEEPPLPLLKGR; translated from the coding sequence ATGCCGAGGAGCAAGAGCCAGGACAGAATGACGCTCATATCCGTCCACGTGCCAAAGAAAATGCTCGAGGAGCTTGACGAGCTGGTGAGACGCGGCATATTCCCCAATAGGAGCGAGGCGATTAGAGCGGCGCTGCGCGACCTCCTGTATAAAGAGGTGTTTAAGACAAAGGCGGCCAGAGAGGAGGAGAAAGAGGAGGAACCCCCACTGCCCCTCCTCAAGGGCCGCTAG